The proteins below are encoded in one region of Haloterrigena turkmenica DSM 5511:
- a CDS encoding HalOD1 output domain-containing protein: MSRDGPAEKPPSLAVVEAVAAKNGVDPTDLECLLADVIDPTALDKLFEPMSKHERRSGVVKFRFCGRDVTVWADGSVDVR, from the coding sequence ATGTCGCGCGACGGTCCCGCAGAAAAACCACCGAGTCTCGCCGTCGTTGAGGCAGTCGCGGCAAAAAACGGCGTCGACCCGACCGACCTTGAGTGTCTGTTAGCGGATGTGATCGATCCCACCGCGTTGGATAAATTGTTCGAACCGATGTCGAAGCACGAGCGACGATCGGGGGTCGTCAAATTCCGGTTCTGTGGGCGGGACGTCACAGTATGGGCAGACGGGAGCGTCGACGTTAGGTGA
- a CDS encoding helix-turn-helix domain-containing protein has translation MTIIAEISIQADQFLLGQIIAEHDGLSVELERVVPAEKRIMPYIWGYGNDLDTFEAAMDGSSNVKSISVLDQYDDRALYKIVWEDPAEQLITGIIDTDATILEAHSDEEWLFRIRFEDHSGLARFNQYCAEHDITYRLNRVSSFAERPPNGHDFGLTDAQYDALALAVERGYFKVPREVEYDELAAELDVSVQALSERVRRGADKVLRAALLQSGSGNP, from the coding sequence ATGACTATTATCGCCGAAATTTCGATTCAAGCCGATCAATTTCTCCTCGGACAGATCATCGCCGAACACGACGGACTCTCGGTCGAACTCGAACGTGTGGTGCCCGCCGAAAAACGGATCATGCCCTATATCTGGGGCTACGGGAACGATCTCGATACGTTCGAGGCCGCGATGGACGGGAGTTCGAACGTCAAATCGATTTCCGTTCTCGATCAGTACGATGATCGGGCACTCTACAAGATCGTGTGGGAAGATCCGGCCGAACAACTGATTACCGGGATCATCGACACCGATGCAACGATACTCGAGGCCCACAGCGACGAGGAGTGGCTCTTTCGAATCCGGTTCGAAGACCACTCCGGACTCGCGCGGTTCAACCAGTACTGCGCCGAACACGATATTACGTACCGACTCAACCGCGTTTCCTCGTTCGCCGAGCGTCCACCCAACGGTCACGACTTCGGGCTGACCGACGCACAGTACGACGCGCTCGCACTCGCAGTCGAGCGCGGCTACTTCAAAGTCCCTCGGGAAGTCGAGTACGACGAACTCGCCGCTGAACTCGACGTCTCAGTGCAGGCACTCTCCGAACGAGTACGTCGGGGAGCGGACAAAGTCCTTCGCGCTGCGTTGCTTCAATCCGGGAGTGGGAACCCGTAA
- a CDS encoding DUF7344 domain-containing protein — protein sequence MVERLSVDRLESPEFLDTVYVILADASRRNALQYLLTRRDRVPVFRLAAEIAALERGIPSEDVTADQQYEAFLELQHVHLPMLSESGVVEWDRVEENVTVTPILDLLSQALPDPTGILDVSALSETVEKHRN from the coding sequence ATGGTTGAACGACTCAGCGTCGACCGACTGGAAAGCCCCGAATTCCTCGACACGGTTTACGTCATTTTGGCCGACGCGTCCCGTCGAAACGCGCTTCAGTATCTCCTCACTCGCCGTGATCGAGTGCCAGTTTTCCGGTTAGCTGCCGAGATCGCCGCACTCGAACGCGGGATTCCGAGCGAAGACGTGACTGCCGACCAGCAATACGAAGCGTTCCTCGAGCTGCAGCACGTTCATCTGCCGATGCTTTCCGAATCGGGAGTCGTCGAGTGGGACCGAGTCGAAGAGAACGTTACGGTCACCCCTATTCTGGATCTCCTCTCCCAAGCGTTACCGGACCCGACCGGAATCCTCGACGTGTCGGCGCTGTCGGAGACGGTCGAGAAACACCGGAACTAG
- a CDS encoding ABC transporter permease, giving the protein MLEITSFEAGRRLRGSLLLAGAMVALIVLTVALFPSIQETGADLDAYLESLPPEATRAFVGNVTTLTTIEGYLVSQLYQFGWVLLLAVYYAYAAASTVAEEVERGTVGLTLSLPVTRTRVVVGKFLSLVPGVVLVNAITFLAVVLGVEFIDESIDVTYLFAVHAYSVVYLLACAGVGLLASVSFDSVRRAQTVGAGSVFGLFLLDTFTFDTDYEWLGYIAFSRHFDPGAILVGGEISWSDLSVLLVAVVVLVVVSGEYFERRDLSG; this is encoded by the coding sequence ATGCTCGAGATCACCTCGTTCGAAGCCGGTCGCCGACTTCGGGGTTCCCTGTTACTCGCCGGTGCGATGGTCGCGCTGATCGTCCTCACCGTCGCACTCTTTCCGTCGATTCAGGAAACCGGCGCCGATCTCGATGCGTATCTCGAGTCGCTGCCGCCCGAAGCGACGCGTGCGTTCGTCGGGAACGTGACGACGCTGACCACGATCGAAGGCTACCTCGTCTCCCAGCTCTACCAGTTCGGGTGGGTGTTACTGCTCGCGGTCTACTACGCGTACGCTGCGGCCTCGACGGTCGCAGAGGAGGTCGAACGCGGGACGGTAGGACTGACGCTGTCGTTACCGGTGACGCGAACCCGAGTCGTGGTCGGCAAGTTCCTGTCGCTCGTCCCCGGCGTCGTCCTCGTGAACGCGATCACGTTCCTTGCGGTCGTTCTCGGCGTGGAATTCATCGACGAGTCGATCGATGTCACCTACCTGTTCGCTGTGCACGCGTATTCGGTCGTCTATCTGCTCGCCTGCGCCGGCGTCGGACTCTTGGCCTCCGTCTCGTTCGATTCCGTCCGCCGTGCACAGACCGTCGGTGCCGGATCGGTCTTCGGTCTGTTCTTGCTCGATACGTTTACGTTCGATACCGACTACGAGTGGCTGGGTTACATTGCGTTCTCCAGACACTTCGACCCCGGTGCGATTCTCGTCGGCGGCGAAATCTCGTGGTCCGATCTCTCCGTTCTTCTGGTCGCCGTCGTCGTCCTCGTCGTCGTCAGCGGTGAATACTTCGAACGGCGCGACCTCTCCGGGTGA
- a CDS encoding DUF7127 family protein, translated as MKVPRFLREADQGGAVVRTYDYDDESIIVVDLGQMSDIETDLVGKTAIVVIGDRQFEFELPPDASDISIKNGILTITE; from the coding sequence ATGAAAGTACCTAGATTCCTCAGAGAGGCCGATCAAGGAGGAGCAGTCGTCCGAACGTACGACTACGACGACGAGAGCATTATTGTCGTCGATCTCGGGCAGATGAGCGATATCGAAACGGATCTCGTCGGGAAGACAGCGATCGTGGTGATCGGTGATCGACAGTTCGAGTTCGAACTCCCTCCCGACGCGAGCGATATATCGATCAAGAACGGGATTCTCACGATCACAGAGTAA
- a CDS encoding PAS domain-containing protein has product MSSSGSSGDVYAETLAVFDQRDDPYEPFTTPEVADSLNTARRTVYKRLEKLVNRGDLKTKKVGANARIWWKSTSPPGNHTPKKAKHQRTEFESIVENVLERNTDGFYSLDEDLQFTYVNTRTEELLDLEESAVLSQNIHDTPLLTDAFEAALHEASETREPVIVEDYYAPFEVWFENAIYPSETGLSVYFRDISDRKRLEHDLQTERDHFRVVIENSPIVAFRMDSDLRYTWLYNPDQDFEDVDVTGKRDDELLPPETAEMLMAPKRAALETGEQVREERTYELPSGEVTYDLTVEPDRDETGEIDGISCVAVDITDQKQRERDLKRYERIVETVPDGVYALDSDDRFILINQAFCELVGYDRETLLGAHSTLIENQAVNDTANALQAEIQAGERDVGVIEAKFETATGETVPVESRIAPFEHADGRVGRCGVVRDVTEQIRREEELTALNRLNSVFQDVTHAIVESSSREEIEQTIAEHLTNSDSYEYAWIGHLDRHGERILPQIVGTNDVELPEIPLSSATDNSTSYPPAAEAMRTGRVQVTDDSIADPVLNQWKQSQDIRHRAGISIPIAYEERVHGVLNVYTARENAFDENERRIVRRISEVVGHSISAIERKRALLEDRVHEITFRSHRFTETLTDAAGDESFTVSIEKSVALPDDQSIAYYSLDGLDPAVFIDVIEQYNPDGEYHVTDEEGSRARVEVQQSNLTLAAELAKYNSWIADGTLQNGEFRLRVQVPQYAQVREVKDIVTEAYPDVEVLAQIEVERESTRLSDVFSDLDDQLTERQRTALEVAYYSGYFDWPRAITGEELAERLDVTPGTVSHHLRHGEHKLLSAFFDLAE; this is encoded by the coding sequence ATGTCGTCATCGGGTTCTTCGGGGGATGTCTATGCTGAAACGCTCGCCGTCTTCGACCAGCGCGACGATCCCTATGAACCATTCACGACGCCAGAGGTGGCAGACTCGCTCAATACCGCCAGACGAACTGTCTACAAACGCTTGGAGAAGCTGGTGAACCGCGGTGATCTAAAGACGAAGAAGGTAGGTGCCAACGCCCGGATCTGGTGGAAATCAACAAGCCCGCCCGGAAATCACACACCAAAGAAGGCAAAGCACCAGCGTACCGAGTTTGAATCTATCGTCGAAAACGTGCTGGAACGAAATACGGATGGATTCTACAGCCTCGACGAAGACCTTCAATTCACGTATGTAAACACCCGAACGGAAGAGCTACTGGACTTGGAGGAGTCCGCTGTTCTTAGTCAGAACATTCACGATACACCCCTCTTGACTGATGCGTTCGAGGCTGCGCTTCACGAGGCGTCCGAGACCCGGGAGCCTGTCATTGTAGAAGACTACTACGCCCCATTCGAGGTGTGGTTCGAGAACGCCATTTACCCATCAGAAACGGGTCTGTCGGTCTACTTCCGAGATATTTCGGACCGAAAGCGCTTGGAACACGACCTTCAAACGGAGCGAGACCACTTCCGCGTAGTAATCGAAAATTCACCGATCGTTGCATTCCGAATGGACTCGGACCTGCGGTACACCTGGCTTTACAACCCGGACCAGGACTTCGAAGATGTAGACGTAACGGGCAAACGCGATGATGAGCTATTACCGCCTGAGACGGCAGAAATGCTCATGGCCCCGAAGCGAGCCGCTCTCGAAACGGGCGAGCAGGTCCGAGAGGAACGGACCTACGAGTTACCGAGTGGTGAGGTCACGTACGATCTCACGGTTGAACCTGACCGCGACGAAACGGGTGAGATCGACGGCATATCGTGTGTCGCCGTGGATATTACCGACCAAAAGCAGCGCGAACGAGATCTCAAACGCTACGAGCGGATTGTCGAGACCGTCCCGGACGGCGTCTACGCCCTGGATTCCGACGACCGGTTCATCCTCATCAATCAGGCGTTCTGTGAGCTCGTGGGATACGACCGCGAGACGCTGCTGGGCGCTCACTCCACGCTGATCGAGAACCAGGCAGTGAACGATACTGCGAACGCCCTCCAGGCGGAGATCCAGGCAGGTGAGCGCGATGTCGGCGTGATCGAAGCAAAGTTCGAAACCGCCACCGGTGAGACGGTTCCGGTGGAGAGCCGAATCGCCCCATTCGAGCACGCCGATGGCCGCGTCGGTCGGTGTGGGGTCGTCCGCGACGTCACCGAGCAGATACGACGAGAAGAGGAACTCACCGCGCTGAACCGCCTCAACTCTGTGTTTCAGGACGTCACACACGCTATTGTTGAGTCGTCCTCACGTGAGGAGATCGAGCAGACGATCGCAGAGCACCTCACGAACTCCGACTCCTATGAGTACGCCTGGATAGGCCACCTCGACCGGCACGGCGAAAGAATCCTCCCACAGATCGTCGGTACGAACGATGTCGAGCTCCCCGAGATACCTCTCTCCTCCGCGACCGATAATTCGACGAGTTACCCACCGGCCGCTGAAGCAATGCGGACCGGAAGAGTTCAGGTCACAGACGATAGCATCGCCGATCCCGTGCTTAACCAGTGGAAGCAGTCCCAAGACATCCGCCACCGGGCGGGAATTTCAATTCCGATTGCCTATGAAGAGCGCGTCCACGGCGTCCTAAATGTCTACACGGCGCGAGAGAACGCATTCGATGAAAACGAACGCCGCATCGTGAGACGAATCAGTGAGGTCGTTGGGCACTCAATCAGTGCAATCGAACGGAAGCGGGCCCTACTGGAAGACCGCGTCCACGAAATCACGTTCCGATCTCACCGGTTTACAGAGACCCTCACCGATGCTGCTGGTGACGAGTCGTTCACCGTCTCTATCGAGAAGTCCGTTGCGCTCCCTGACGACCAGAGCATCGCATACTACTCTCTCGATGGGCTTGATCCGGCGGTTTTCATTGACGTCATCGAACAGTACAATCCCGACGGTGAGTACCACGTGACCGACGAGGAAGGGTCTCGGGCTCGCGTCGAAGTCCAACAGAGTAACTTGACGCTTGCAGCCGAACTCGCCAAGTACAACAGCTGGATTGCAGACGGAACTCTCCAGAACGGGGAGTTTCGACTCAGAGTCCAAGTGCCACAATACGCCCAAGTCCGAGAGGTGAAAGACATCGTTACGGAAGCGTATCCGGACGTCGAGGTCCTCGCACAAATTGAAGTCGAGCGAGAAAGTACACGTCTGAGTGATGTCTTTTCTGACCTAGACGACCAATTGACCGAGCGACAGCGGACTGCGCTGGAAGTAGCGTACTACTCGGGGTATTTCGATTGGCCACGCGCAATTACGGGTGAAGAGTTAGCCGAGCGGTTAGATGTAACTCCAGGCACTGTCTCCCATCACCTTCGGCACGGAGAACACAAGTTACTGTCCGCATTTTTTGACCTCGCAGAGTAG
- a CDS encoding NAD(P)/FAD-dependent oxidoreductase, with product MTLTTVPRYNGHQPAERSGKAVVSGASMAGLLAARILADRFTDVTIIERDKLPTEPVVRRGVPQGAHPHALLEAGRATLEDLFPGYGDDLVSAGGVVVDFASDVNFYSEGGFLAHGLTPMETCSATRPLIEQIARQRVSDLDGVHIRSDCQVIDYLIDDTATAVEGAVIREDDEREEIAADLVVDATGRTSRTPTWLENHGYTPPEVEEVHIDVAYSTTFIERPADDLRTFLVPPSAPHTRGGMAAPVEGNRWVVSVHGVHGDHPPTDAAGFGEFAASLLTPEVKHLFDDHRQVSADIEQYPFPTNRRYHYGDLDQFPDGLIVIGDAIASFNPIYGQGMSVAALEALVLHQTLATGDREGLALRFFDHAEEVIDMAWMLAAGGDFAFPQTTGPKPRGTDIIRWYLSRLTRKAHTDSMLSSAFFRVLTMEQPPTTLLRPSHIWRVFKPAN from the coding sequence ATGACATTAACAACTGTTCCACGATACAACGGCCACCAACCGGCTGAGAGAAGCGGGAAAGCAGTGGTGAGTGGAGCGAGTATGGCCGGCCTGCTCGCAGCCCGCATTTTAGCTGATAGGTTTACCGACGTGACGATCATCGAACGAGATAAACTACCCACCGAGCCAGTCGTACGCCGAGGAGTGCCGCAAGGTGCACATCCCCACGCGCTGCTCGAAGCCGGACGGGCCACGTTGGAAGACCTGTTTCCAGGGTACGGCGACGATCTCGTCTCGGCTGGAGGCGTCGTCGTCGATTTCGCCAGCGATGTGAACTTCTACAGCGAGGGAGGATTCCTTGCTCACGGTCTAACACCAATGGAGACGTGCTCCGCAACGCGGCCGTTGATCGAGCAGATCGCGCGACAGCGCGTTTCCGATCTCGATGGCGTCCACATTCGCTCGGACTGCCAGGTCATCGATTACCTAATCGACGACACAGCGACGGCCGTGGAAGGCGCGGTCATCCGTGAAGATGATGAGCGAGAGGAAATCGCCGCCGATCTGGTCGTGGATGCCACTGGGCGGACGAGTCGCACGCCGACGTGGCTCGAAAACCACGGCTACACACCACCGGAAGTCGAAGAGGTACACATCGACGTGGCCTACAGCACTACCTTTATCGAGCGACCTGCCGACGACCTTCGCACGTTTCTCGTGCCACCGTCTGCGCCGCACACGCGCGGTGGCATGGCTGCGCCCGTCGAAGGAAACCGCTGGGTGGTGAGCGTACACGGCGTCCACGGTGACCATCCCCCAACGGACGCTGCTGGATTCGGAGAATTCGCAGCGAGCCTTTTGACCCCTGAAGTAAAGCACCTCTTCGACGACCATCGACAGGTCTCTGCGGACATTGAGCAGTACCCGTTCCCGACCAATAGGCGGTACCACTACGGGGATCTCGACCAGTTCCCCGATGGATTGATCGTCATCGGTGACGCGATCGCGAGCTTCAATCCCATCTACGGCCAGGGCATGTCGGTGGCGGCTCTGGAAGCGCTCGTGCTCCACCAGACCCTAGCGACGGGCGACCGTGAAGGTCTCGCGCTTCGGTTTTTCGATCACGCCGAAGAGGTAATCGACATGGCCTGGATGTTGGCGGCAGGCGGTGACTTCGCGTTTCCACAAACAACCGGCCCCAAACCACGCGGCACGGACATCATCAGATGGTATCTCTCCCGATTGACTCGGAAAGCACACACCGATAGCATGCTCTCCAGTGCGTTCTTTCGGGTACTGACGATGGAACAACCACCGACCACGCTACTGCGTCCGAGTCATATATGGCGCGTGTTCAAACCGGCCAACTAA
- a CDS encoding helix-turn-helix transcriptional regulator, producing the protein MNRRRDQPSGQEVKEEIEIYYETEINHGRLYPNLDMLVDNKLVEKGQLDHRTNYYAITDAGIAETEERREWDFDRYSEVR; encoded by the coding sequence ATTAATCGAAGACGCGACCAGCCGTCTGGACAAGAAGTCAAGGAAGAAATCGAGATATATTACGAGACCGAGATTAACCACGGCCGGCTCTACCCGAACCTCGACATGCTCGTCGACAACAAACTGGTTGAGAAGGGACAGCTCGATCACCGGACGAACTACTACGCCATCACCGATGCAGGGATAGCAGAAACCGAGGAGCGGCGGGAATGGGATTTTGACAGATACTCGGAAGTTCGTTAG
- a CDS encoding cupin domain-containing protein, whose amino-acid sequence MSSQTTPSDKYDVDLGELGAKLEIARTENEADVAIVEHTLPPHTLAAPLHRHSREDEISYVLEGEMTVLAGDEIWTVPADEATVKGRNVWHTFWNASDEPLRFLEIIAPGEFSEFFMEISQVYPVDPADEEALARFEEICERYGFEADLESVPKLCEEHGLQI is encoded by the coding sequence ATGAGTTCGCAAACCACACCCAGTGATAAGTACGACGTCGATCTCGGTGAACTGGGCGCGAAACTGGAGATCGCTCGGACTGAAAACGAGGCGGACGTCGCCATCGTCGAACATACACTTCCGCCGCACACGCTCGCCGCCCCACTGCACCGACACAGCCGGGAGGACGAGATCTCTTACGTACTGGAGGGAGAGATGACCGTGCTCGCTGGCGACGAAATCTGGACCGTCCCTGCGGACGAGGCTACCGTCAAGGGCCGGAACGTCTGGCACACCTTCTGGAACGCGAGCGACGAACCACTCCGGTTCCTCGAGATCATCGCACCGGGCGAGTTCTCGGAGTTCTTTATGGAGATCTCACAGGTTTACCCGGTCGACCCCGCCGACGAGGAGGCGCTCGCTCGCTTCGAGGAAATCTGCGAGCGGTACGGCTTCGAGGCCGACCTCGAGAGCGTTCCGAAGCTCTGCGAGGAGCACGGTCTCCAGATATAA
- a CDS encoding DUF1059 domain-containing protein, producing the protein MAQAQRHDCEATAADCRFVIRSENEDEAIELLKIHMRDVHRKDCTDDELRRKRLQLV; encoded by the coding sequence ATGGCACAAGCACAGAGGCACGATTGTGAAGCAACTGCCGCCGATTGCCGGTTCGTTATTCGATCGGAAAACGAAGACGAAGCAATCGAATTGCTGAAAATCCACATGCGCGACGTTCACAGGAAGGACTGCACGGACGACGAACTCCGGCGTAAACGGCTACAACTCGTGTAG
- a CDS encoding universal stress protein, with amino-acid sequence MFDRILVPTDGSGPANAALELASRIASPTATIHVLFVSNDDHDANSSDVLDRTAEEILADARETAIADVETVVTEAQRGDPRDRILEYTASSGIELVVMGAHGRRKAEPVVLGRVTEGVVRNASIPVLVVRASDDIQSRYPFDRILVPTDGSEHARVAVERGVEIAAETEAALHLLSVVNVTRYGTESETDALVDRLEENAKRDLEAAAERAAADGVDVRTAVTVGTVYREISAYAETEDIDLLIMGTHGRSNPERELLGSVTERVLRIAPAPVLTVRAREMA; translated from the coding sequence ATGTTCGACCGTATCCTCGTTCCGACTGACGGAAGCGGCCCCGCCAACGCCGCCCTCGAACTGGCCAGTCGAATCGCATCGCCGACGGCGACCATTCACGTGCTATTCGTTTCGAATGACGATCACGACGCCAATTCGTCGGACGTACTCGATCGGACGGCCGAAGAAATACTCGCCGACGCTCGAGAGACCGCGATCGCTGACGTCGAGACTGTCGTTACCGAGGCGCAACGGGGCGATCCCCGGGATCGAATCCTCGAGTACACCGCCTCTTCGGGGATAGAGCTGGTCGTTATGGGGGCCCACGGACGGCGAAAAGCTGAACCTGTAGTTCTGGGACGCGTAACTGAGGGAGTCGTTCGTAACGCTTCGATCCCCGTACTCGTCGTTCGTGCGAGCGACGATATCCAGTCTCGCTACCCGTTCGACCGCATCCTCGTACCCACAGACGGGAGCGAGCACGCACGCGTCGCAGTGGAACGGGGCGTTGAAATCGCTGCCGAGACGGAAGCGGCGCTTCATCTCTTGTCAGTGGTGAACGTAACGCGTTACGGAACCGAGTCCGAAACCGATGCACTGGTCGACCGTCTCGAAGAAAACGCGAAGCGCGACCTCGAAGCAGCGGCCGAAAGAGCGGCCGCCGATGGGGTCGACGTCCGCACAGCAGTTACCGTCGGAACAGTCTACAGAGAGATCTCCGCATACGCGGAGACCGAAGATATCGATTTGCTGATCATGGGGACGCACGGCCGAAGCAATCCCGAGCGAGAGTTGCTCGGAAGCGTCACGGAGCGCGTCCTCCGCATTGCACCGGCACCTGTACTGACTGTCCGCGCTCGAGAGATGGCGTAA
- a CDS encoding DUF7344 domain-containing protein, with protein MEEIADDFNTVLDLCQDRYRRIVLAVLVEEQRLLTVNDLTKTVLKHNHQTSIIEGCIGRLTKIQLSLLHTHIPKLEMEGVIEYDRERQKVKPTEQLDQLQPYLSAIINLDPGLEEPVGL; from the coding sequence ATGGAGGAGATTGCCGACGACTTCAACACGGTTCTTGACCTCTGCCAAGACCGGTACCGCCGAATCGTTCTCGCAGTGCTCGTAGAAGAGCAACGCTTGTTAACGGTGAACGACCTCACGAAGACGGTACTCAAACACAATCACCAGACGTCAATTATTGAGGGTTGTATAGGGAGACTGACGAAGATCCAGCTCTCGCTGCTTCACACACACATTCCGAAGTTAGAAATGGAAGGGGTCATCGAATACGACCGAGAGCGCCAGAAGGTAAAACCGACGGAACAGCTCGACCAGCTACAACCGTACCTGTCTGCGATTATTAATCTCGATCCCGGTCTTGAAGAACCAGTTGGGCTGTGA
- a CDS encoding class I SAM-dependent methyltransferase yields MTTDTREDADPIDEQKLNELVETSLVDLGATVHAALAVIGDELGLYTALDEAGPLTSDEVAEETDTAERYVREWLRAQAAGGYVTYDPETDRYELSPEQAYVLANEESPVFMPGAFQLVTSASKVEPELCEAFRTGEGIGWHEHDEDVFHGTERFFGPSYGAFLLDWIAALDGVDETLQAGGQIADVGCGHGAPTIRMAEAYPKSTVVGIDYHEESIAVARERAETAGVADRVDFEVATAREYDGTDYDLVTMFNCFHDMGDPVGVAAHVRETLSDDGAWMIVEPYAEDRVEDNLTPFGRLAYSISTVACTPNSLSQDVGYGLGAQAGEERTREVITEGGFTRFRRAAETPTSLVFEAKP; encoded by the coding sequence ATGACCACAGACACTCGAGAGGACGCGGACCCGATCGACGAACAGAAACTGAACGAGCTCGTGGAAACGTCACTCGTCGACCTCGGCGCGACGGTCCACGCCGCGCTGGCCGTCATCGGCGACGAACTCGGCCTTTACACGGCGCTGGACGAGGCAGGGCCGCTCACGTCCGACGAGGTCGCCGAGGAAACAGATACCGCGGAACGCTACGTCCGTGAGTGGTTGCGTGCGCAGGCTGCCGGCGGGTACGTGACCTACGACCCCGAGACCGACCGCTACGAGCTCTCCCCCGAGCAGGCGTACGTCTTAGCCAACGAGGAGAGCCCAGTGTTCATGCCGGGCGCGTTTCAACTGGTCACGTCAGCATCTAAAGTCGAACCCGAGCTCTGCGAAGCATTTCGAACGGGCGAGGGCATCGGGTGGCACGAACACGACGAAGACGTGTTTCACGGCACTGAACGTTTCTTCGGACCATCCTACGGGGCCTTTCTGCTCGACTGGATCGCGGCGCTCGACGGGGTCGATGAGACGTTGCAAGCCGGCGGACAGATCGCCGACGTGGGTTGTGGCCACGGCGCACCGACGATCCGCATGGCCGAGGCGTACCCCAAATCGACGGTCGTCGGCATCGATTACCACGAAGAATCGATCGCGGTGGCGCGCGAGCGGGCGGAAACGGCGGGCGTTGCCGACCGTGTTGACTTCGAGGTGGCGACCGCAAGGGAGTACGACGGAACCGACTACGACCTCGTCACGATGTTCAACTGCTTCCACGATATGGGCGATCCCGTCGGTGTGGCAGCTCACGTCCGAGAGACGCTCTCCGACGACGGGGCGTGGATGATTGTCGAACCCTATGCGGAGGACCGGGTCGAAGACAACCTTACCCCGTTTGGTCGCCTCGCGTACTCGATCTCGACGGTGGCCTGTACGCCGAACTCGCTCAGTCAGGATGTCGGCTACGGTCTCGGCGCACAAGCAGGGGAGGAACGCACCCGTGAAGTTATCACCGAAGGTGGGTTTACACGCTTCCGCCGTGCGGCTGAGACACCGACCAGTCTGGTCTTCGAAGCGAAGCCGTAG